In Columba livia isolate bColLiv1 breed racing homer chromosome Z, bColLiv1.pat.W.v2, whole genome shotgun sequence, one DNA window encodes the following:
- the ACOT12 gene encoding acetyl-coenzyme A thioesterase isoform X3 has product MEVGIKVTVQDVLTDVEKIVSVAYATYVAKPVGAGKIELEPIKLLSAQDHLEHTLAIERRRIRLGYEQVFKNLMQESNKEDTFEDEDAVSTEFTHVQSIELVQPPHANHHGNTFGGQIMAWMETVASIAASRLCRSYPILKSVNMFKFWGPSVVGDRLVFNAIVNNTFQNSVEVGVRVEAYNCEEWIKDQARHINSAFLIFNAVNDKGQLLTFPKIKPTTKDGMRRYRGAIVRRRIQLARKCMLSAKEDKPSDPWERSNQAYMSYSNVAALTHLAAKVGWEITSTLDDVKIWTHEEGDVLSLKVEMQVKIPSRLAFSLLTDFTLRQQWDKHVLTCEVLQAVNEDEKIYYVTSLPVTGHKPRDFVILVSQRQPCKPSEPYVVAVKSVTLTSVPPSPGYCRSEILCAGFQIYSGSNSNCTVCYFNQVTSGLMPYLAANLTGSSKAIEDTALECIKFLEREGSKS; this is encoded by the exons ATGGAG GTTGGCATCAAGGTTACAGTGCAAGACGTTTTGACTGATGTTGAAAAAATTGTGAGTGTGGCATATGCAACATATGTAGCCAAACCAGTTGGTGCTGGAAAG ATTGAATTAGAACCTATAAAGCTGCTCTCTGCCCAAGACCACCTGGAGCACACCCTGGCTATTGAGAGAAGAAGAATACGACTGGGCTATGAACAGGTCTTCAAGAACCTAATGCAGGAGAGTAATAAGGAAG ATACTTTTGAAGACGAAGATGCAGTTTCAACTGAGTTTACACACGTACAGAGTATTGAGCTTGTCCAGCCTCCTCATGCAAACCATCATGGCAACACTTTTGGTGGCCAGATCATGGCTTGGATGGAGACAGTGGCCAGTATTGCAGCAAG ccGCCTTTGTCGTTCATATCCCATCTTGAAATCAGTCAATATGTTTAAATTCTGGGGACCATCTGTGGTGGGTGACCGCCTTGTCTTCAATGCAATTGTGAACAATACATTTCAAAATAG TGTGGAGGTTGGTGTCCGTGTTGAGGCTTATAACTGTGAAGAATGGATCAAGGACCAAGCACGGCATATTAACAGCGCGTTTCTCATTTTTAACGCTGTAAATGACAAAGGACAGCTGCTCACCTTCCCCAAAATCAAACCTACTACAAAG gATGGCATGAGGCGATACCGTGGAGCTATTGTCAGAAGGAGAATTCAACTAGCCAG aaaatgtaTGCTGTCTGCTAAAGAAGACAAGCCTTCTGACCCCTGGGAGAGAAGCAACCAG GCATATATGAGTTACAGCAATGTGGCTGCACTGACACACCTAGCAGCAAAAGTGGGATGGGAAATAACCAGTACACTGGATGAT GTAAAAATATGGACTCATGAGGAAGGTGATGTGTTGTCACTCAAAGTTGAAATGCAAGTGAAGATACCATCACGCTTAGCTTTCTCACTTTTGACTGACTTCACACTCCGCCAACAGTGGGACAAGCATGTCTT AACTTGTGAGGTCCTACAGGCTGTGAATGAAGACGAGAAAATATATTATGTTACATCTCTACCCGTAACTGGCCATAAACCCAGAGACTTTGTGATTCTCGTGTCTCAAAGGCAACCCTGTAAACCAAG CGAACCCTACGTGGTAGCTGTAAAATCAGTTACCCTCACCTCTGTGCCACCTTCTCCAGGATACTGCAGGAGTGAGATCCTTTGTGCTGGATTCCAGATCTACAGTGGAAGCAACAGCAACTGTACg GTGTGTTACTTCAATCAAGTGACATCAGGTTTAATGCCGTACTTAGCTGCAAATCTTACTGGCTCATCAAAAGCCATTGAAGACACTGCTTTGGAATGTATAAAGTTCTTGGAGCGGGAAGGCAGCAAGTCCTAA